The region GACGAGCCGCCCCCGCCCAAGCTGGAGATCCCGACCCGCCGAGTCAAGAACATCATGAAACTCGACAAAGATATCAGCAAGGTCAACGCCGAAGCGCTCTTCCTCGTCGCCTCATCCACCCAGCTCTTCCTCCAGTTCCTCGCCGAGAAATCCGCCCACGCCGCCGtcgagaagaagagaaaaactATAACACTCGAACTCATTCGGATTGCCACCAAGCGACACCGTCCCACTGCCGATTTTCTGCTCGATTCTCTCCCCCTGCCAGCTGAGCAGAATCATCCGGGAGATCGTGCTAAATCGCGGCCAGATAAGAAGCCCGTTCCTTTTGCTACTCGTTCAATTGATGCTTTCTTTCAAAAGACCACTTGAAATTTCCGTTGATCGTCGAGACTGTAAAatagttgattttttttacttcatcttcGTGCTAGA is a window of Salvia splendens isolate huo1 chromosome 3, SspV2, whole genome shotgun sequence DNA encoding:
- the LOC121794578 gene encoding chromatin accessibility complex protein 1-like, which codes for MAEQEEGENAAGIDEPPPPKLEIPTRRVKNIMKLDKDISKVNAEALFLVASSTQLFLQFLAEKSAHAAVEKKRKTITLELIRIATKRHRPTADFLLDSLPLPAEQNHPGDRAKSRPDKKPVPFATRSIDAFFQKTT